In Rubidibacter lacunae KORDI 51-2, the following proteins share a genomic window:
- the purH gene encoding bifunctional phosphoribosylaminoimidazolecarboxamide formyltransferase/IMP cyclohydrolase, producing MTRLALLSVSDKTGLVEFARALVENFDFEIVSSGGTAKVIQEAGLPVTKVADYTGAPEILGGRVKTLHPRIHGGILARTDIPQDLSDLDANHIRRFDLVAVNLYPFEVVVAKRDAAHADIIENIDIGGPTLLRAAAKNYAHLTVLATPERYNSYLDELQSTNGSPTLEFRQARAAEAFARTACYERAIADYFAGLGPDLDELPLNYSVIGARLQTLRYGENPHQPAAWYSSGTTPGGWGAAVKLQGKELSYNNLVDLEAARRIIGEFRNEPAAAILKHTNPCGIAIASSLSAAYQQAFDADSISAFGGIVALNRAIDPPTAKAMTQTFLECVVAPDCEPEAASILARKSNLRVLVLPDLLIDPAHAIRSIAGGFLLQAADDAIDDSQTWQVASKRQPTPDQWAELEFAWKAAKHVKSNAIVVTRDRVTCGIGAGQMNRVGAVEIALRQAGDTASGASLASDGFFPFDDSVRAAAAAGISAIVQPGGSRRDEDSVAAANELDLVMVLTGTRHFLH from the coding sequence ATGACCCGCCTGGCTCTGCTGAGTGTTTCCGATAAAACCGGACTCGTCGAGTTCGCCCGCGCGCTCGTGGAGAACTTCGATTTCGAGATCGTTAGCAGCGGTGGCACGGCAAAAGTCATTCAAGAAGCCGGGCTGCCCGTCACCAAAGTTGCCGATTACACTGGCGCGCCCGAAATCCTCGGCGGTCGCGTCAAAACCCTGCATCCTCGCATTCACGGTGGCATTCTCGCTCGCACCGACATTCCCCAAGACCTGAGCGACCTGGACGCTAACCACATCCGCCGCTTCGACCTCGTTGCTGTCAACCTCTATCCGTTTGAGGTGGTGGTTGCCAAGCGCGATGCAGCCCACGCCGACATCATCGAAAATATTGACATCGGCGGTCCGACGCTCCTGCGTGCTGCAGCCAAAAACTACGCCCACCTCACCGTTCTCGCCACGCCCGAGCGCTACAACTCCTATCTCGACGAGCTGCAGAGCACGAACGGTAGCCCCACTCTCGAATTCCGGCAAGCGCGAGCAGCCGAAGCCTTCGCCCGCACCGCCTGCTACGAACGCGCGATCGCCGATTACTTTGCCGGTCTCGGACCCGACCTCGACGAACTGCCCCTCAATTACTCGGTGATCGGAGCGCGGCTCCAAACCTTGCGCTATGGTGAGAACCCTCACCAGCCAGCTGCCTGGTATAGCTCGGGTACGACGCCCGGCGGCTGGGGGGCTGCTGTCAAACTTCAAGGTAAAGAACTCAGCTACAATAATCTCGTAGACCTTGAAGCCGCGCGCCGCATCATCGGCGAATTCCGCAACGAGCCGGCGGCGGCGATCCTCAAACACACCAACCCTTGTGGCATCGCAATCGCGTCGTCGCTCTCTGCCGCCTACCAGCAGGCCTTTGATGCCGACTCCATCTCGGCTTTTGGCGGTATCGTTGCTCTCAACCGCGCGATCGATCCGCCGACGGCGAAGGCAATGACACAAACGTTCCTAGAATGTGTCGTCGCCCCCGACTGCGAGCCGGAAGCTGCCAGCATCCTCGCACGCAAATCCAACCTGCGCGTGCTCGTGCTGCCCGATCTCCTGATTGATCCGGCGCACGCCATCCGATCGATTGCAGGCGGCTTCTTGCTGCAAGCGGCTGACGACGCGATCGACGACTCGCAAACTTGGCAGGTGGCCAGCAAGCGCCAACCGACTCCCGACCAATGGGCAGAACTGGAGTTTGCCTGGAAAGCCGCCAAGCACGTCAAGTCCAACGCAATCGTCGTAACCCGCGATCGCGTCACCTGCGGTATCGGTGCGGGGCAAATGAACCGAGTGGGTGCGGTCGAAATCGCGCTCCGGCAGGCTGGTGACACAGCCAGCGGTGCGTCCCTCGCTAGCGATGGATTCTTCCCTTTCGATGACTCCGTGCGCGCCGCCGCAGCGGCAGGAATCAGTGCGATCGTGCAGCCGGGGGGGTCCCGACGGGATGAAGATTCGGTCGCGGCGGCTAACGAACTCGATTTGGTCATGGTGCTGACCGGCACGCGCCATTTCCTCCACTGA
- the queG gene encoding tRNA epoxyqueuosine(34) reductase QueG: MLVDATAVKAKARALGFHLVGIAAISSDNDGAAEHLQAWLALGYHADMAWMASPKRLDARACLPGARSVICVALNYYTPHAHPEGRDRAKISRYGWGRDYHRELHKRLKALALWLEACGHDIHTRYYADTGPVQDKVWAQRAGLGWIAKNGNLISRDFGSWIFLGEVLTDLELTPDTPHAQHCGTCTRCLDACPTDAIVAPFVVDANRCIAYHTIENRAEELPDAIAANLNGWVAGCDICQDVCPWNQRFARPTDIAAFAPYPDNRAPSLDDLATLDDTEWNRRFPASALRRIKPAMWRRNARANLRSIQRRAERAARPYSPPADA; this comes from the coding sequence GTGCTAGTCGATGCAACTGCCGTTAAAGCTAAAGCCCGCGCCCTCGGGTTTCATCTCGTCGGAATTGCGGCAATTTCCTCCGACAACGACGGCGCGGCCGAACACCTGCAGGCATGGTTGGCGTTAGGCTATCACGCCGACATGGCCTGGATGGCCAGCCCAAAGCGCCTCGACGCGCGAGCGTGCTTGCCGGGCGCGCGCTCGGTCATCTGCGTCGCGCTCAATTACTACACTCCGCACGCACATCCCGAGGGGCGCGATCGCGCCAAAATCTCCCGCTATGGCTGGGGGCGCGACTACCACCGCGAGCTGCACAAGCGCCTGAAAGCTTTGGCGCTGTGGCTTGAAGCCTGCGGCCACGACATCCACACGCGCTACTACGCCGACACCGGTCCCGTCCAAGATAAAGTCTGGGCACAGCGGGCCGGACTCGGCTGGATCGCCAAGAACGGGAATTTGATCTCCCGCGATTTCGGAAGCTGGATCTTCCTCGGGGAAGTGCTAACCGACCTAGAGTTAACTCCCGACACGCCCCACGCGCAGCACTGCGGGACCTGTACCCGCTGCCTCGACGCGTGCCCCACCGACGCGATCGTGGCACCGTTTGTGGTCGATGCCAACCGTTGCATTGCCTACCACACCATCGAAAACCGCGCTGAAGAGCTGCCCGACGCGATCGCCGCAAACCTTAACGGCTGGGTAGCCGGCTGCGATATTTGTCAGGATGTCTGCCCTTGGAACCAGCGCTTCGCCCGACCGACCGACATTGCAGCCTTCGCCCCCTATCCGGATAACCGCGCGCCATCTTTAGACGACCTCGCAACCCTCGACGATACCGAGTGGAACCGACGCTTTCCGGCATCAGCCCTGCGCCGCATCAAACCGGCGATGTGGCGGCGAAATGCCCGTGCTAACCTGAGGTCAATTCAGCGGCGTGCCGAGCGCGCCGCTCGTCCCTACTCACCTCCTGCCGACGCATGA
- the queA gene encoding tRNA preQ1(34) S-adenosylmethionine ribosyltransferase-isomerase QueA, whose amino-acid sequence MHDADRQLASYNYELPPEQIAQVPLTPRDSSRLLVLPSPTERVHAHFHTLPDWLQANDLLVLNDTRVLPARLYGRKSTGTMVEVLLLEQQGPEKWLALVKPGRRLPTGSAIAFNPPDAGLQATVVDRDESTGGRVLHFTVPDGRSFEEVLAQCGRVPLPPYVKSTAARPEQYQTVYAQRVGAIAAPTAGLHFTEDLLQRLGARGIQQARVTLHVGLGTFRPVETDDITAHAMHSEWLEVPAATVEQIERARSNGGRIIAVGTTVVRALEGAAAEGGQLVPFSGKTNLFIFPGYQPRVVDGLITNFHLPKSSLLMLVSAFIGRPRLLSLYEEAIAQGYRFYSFGDAMAILPAATLQESTPHDVVD is encoded by the coding sequence ATGCACGACGCCGACCGCCAACTAGCGAGCTACAACTACGAGCTGCCGCCGGAGCAAATCGCACAGGTTCCGTTGACGCCGCGCGACAGCTCGCGATTGCTGGTGCTGCCGTCGCCAACCGAACGCGTTCACGCGCACTTCCATACACTGCCAGATTGGTTGCAGGCGAACGATCTGCTAGTACTCAATGACACGCGAGTGTTGCCCGCGCGCCTCTACGGACGCAAGTCAACAGGCACGATGGTAGAAGTTTTGCTCTTGGAACAACAAGGTCCGGAGAAATGGCTGGCATTGGTGAAACCGGGACGGCGATTGCCGACTGGATCTGCGATCGCCTTCAACCCTCCAGATGCAGGTTTGCAAGCAACGGTTGTGGATCGCGATGAGTCCACTGGCGGACGCGTTTTGCATTTCACCGTCCCGGATGGACGCTCCTTTGAAGAGGTGCTGGCGCAATGCGGCCGGGTACCGCTCCCCCCCTACGTGAAGTCGACGGCGGCGCGGCCGGAGCAGTACCAGACTGTTTACGCGCAGCGCGTGGGCGCGATCGCGGCCCCGACAGCAGGGTTGCATTTTACGGAAGATCTGCTGCAACGCTTGGGAGCTCGCGGCATTCAGCAAGCGCGCGTGACACTGCACGTCGGGCTCGGGACATTCCGCCCAGTAGAAACCGACGACATCACCGCTCACGCCATGCACTCCGAGTGGTTGGAGGTGCCGGCAGCAACCGTCGAGCAGATCGAGCGCGCGCGGTCGAACGGGGGGCGCATCATTGCCGTGGGGACGACGGTGGTTCGCGCGTTAGAGGGTGCAGCGGCGGAGGGCGGACAGCTCGTGCCGTTTTCGGGCAAAACCAATTTATTCATTTTCCCCGGCTACCAACCGCGCGTGGTAGATGGGCTGATCACGAATTTCCACTTGCCGAAGTCGAGCTTGTTGATGTTAGTGAGCGCCTTCATCGGCCGACCGCGCTTGCTATCCCTGTATGAAGAGGCGATCGCGCAGGGCTATCGGTTTTATTCATTCGGCGATGCCATGGCAATTCTGCCAGCAGCCACGCTCCAGGAATCGACACCGCACGATGTGGTGGATTGA
- the rpsT gene encoding 30S ribosomal protein S20, protein MANIKSAKKRILISERNRQRNRTYKSTVRTLIKKYLKAIDVYSAEPTPESLAEVHQAMSTAYSKIDKAVKCNVFHPNNGARKKARLVRALKRATSAAS, encoded by the coding sequence GTGGCGAATATCAAGTCTGCAAAGAAGCGTATCCTCATCAGCGAGCGCAACCGACAGCGCAACCGTACTTACAAGTCTACCGTTCGCACGCTTATCAAGAAGTATCTCAAAGCAATTGATGTCTACTCTGCCGAGCCGACGCCAGAGTCGTTAGCCGAGGTGCACCAAGCAATGTCAACGGCTTATAGCAAGATCGATAAGGCTGTAAAGTGCAACGTTTTCCATCCCAACAACGGCGCGCGTAAGAAGGCGCGTTTGGTCAGAGCCCTCAAGCGAGCGACGAGTGCCGCCTCGTAA
- a CDS encoding HAD hydrolase-like protein translates to MTIAAAVFDFDGTIADSQAATIAIANHLSGEFGYAPVTPADLVELSDLSSREIVRRANIPAIKLPCLLRRVQLELRKQAAQLQPIPVIAAALQKLRHRNYQLGITTSNLETNVRAFLEAHDLTDTFDFIPICIRSRTDEVNDP, encoded by the coding sequence ATGACAATTGCGGCTGCAGTCTTCGACTTCGATGGCACGATTGCCGATTCGCAGGCTGCCACTATCGCGATCGCCAACCACCTTTCAGGAGAGTTCGGCTATGCCCCGGTCACGCCAGCTGACCTTGTGGAGTTGAGCGATTTAAGCTCTCGCGAAATTGTCCGACGTGCCAATATTCCGGCGATTAAATTGCCGTGTTTACTGCGTCGCGTCCAGCTCGAACTCCGCAAGCAAGCCGCTCAATTACAACCGATTCCCGTTATAGCTGCTGCCTTACAAAAGTTACGGCACCGCAACTATCAGCTCGGTATCACCACCTCCAATCTCGAAACCAACGTCCGGGCGTTTCTCGAGGCGCACGACTTAACCGACACGTTCGATTTCATACCAATTTGTATAAGGTCTAGGACAGATGAGGTAAACGATCCCTAG
- a CDS encoding TatD family hydrolase: protein MQLIDTHVHINFETFLADLAAVRERWQSSGVVRLVHSCCEPSEFDGIQALADRFPELSFAVGLHPLESRHWQPELAERIRALAASDSRVVAIGETGLDFYKADNSDEQIAACWAQLSIARDLNLPVIIHCRDAASELRVLLEKFWREVGPISGVMHCWSGTPEETCWFLDLGFYISFSGIVTFKSAQHIREAARLVPGDRLLVETDCPFLAPVPKRGKRNEPSYVRYVAEQVADLRGVGIDEVAAQTTANALALFQLAPVTPSVAPVPA from the coding sequence ATGCAGCTAATTGACACTCACGTCCACATCAACTTCGAGACCTTCCTCGCCGATCTTGCTGCCGTGCGCGAGCGCTGGCAGTCTTCTGGCGTGGTGCGTCTGGTTCATTCTTGTTGCGAGCCGAGCGAGTTCGACGGTATTCAAGCGCTAGCCGATCGCTTTCCCGAGCTTTCATTCGCGGTTGGATTGCATCCGCTCGAGTCTCGTCATTGGCAGCCCGAATTGGCAGAGCGGATTCGCGCGCTGGCAGCTAGCGACTCGCGGGTTGTGGCAATTGGCGAAACAGGGTTGGATTTCTATAAAGCCGATAACAGTGACGAGCAAATTGCGGCTTGCTGGGCTCAGCTTTCAATCGCACGGGATCTAAACCTTCCGGTTATCATTCACTGCCGCGATGCAGCGTCCGAGCTGCGCGTATTGTTAGAAAAATTTTGGAGAGAGGTAGGGCCCATCAGCGGCGTTATGCACTGCTGGAGCGGCACGCCAGAGGAAACTTGCTGGTTTCTCGATCTCGGGTTCTACATCAGCTTTAGCGGCATCGTTACATTCAAAAGTGCCCAGCACATCCGCGAAGCAGCGAGGCTCGTGCCCGGCGATCGCCTGCTGGTTGAAACCGACTGCCCGTTTCTTGCGCCCGTGCCCAAGCGTGGCAAGCGGAACGAGCCAAGTTATGTCCGCTACGTTGCCGAGCAGGTAGCAGACTTACGCGGAGTTGGGATCGACGAGGTTGCTGCACAAACGACTGCGAACGCATTAGCCCTGTTCCAGCTCGCACCCGTTACTCCATCTGTCGCCCCCGTCCCTGCGTGA